The Neisseria subflava DNA window CATACGTCTTCGGGCAGGCTGCTCCAATCGGGATTGAAGCTGGGCGCAGGACAGTTGGCAAAATGGATTTCGCCGCCGCCCAAAATAGTCGCGCCTTCGTAAATTTGATAGAACGGGTTGGGGCTGATAACGACCGGTTTGGGGCCGTCTGAAGCCGGATTTAAAACGGTTTGGATAAAAGAGAACAAAGCTTCCCGGCTGCCCAATACCGGCAGGATTTCATTGTCGGGATTGAGGCTCAAACCATCATAACGGCGGGCCACCCATTCGGTGCAGGCTTGGCGCAGTTCGGGCAGGCCTGCGGTCAGCGGATATTTTTCCAGTTCGTGTAGGGAGGCGGTCAGCGCGTCGGTGATGACTTTGGGTGTCGGGTGTTTCGGCTCGCCGATTTGCAGATGAATGGGCGTTAGGCCCTCGGGTGCGTCAATGCCTTGCATGGCTTCACGCAGGCGGGCGAAAGGATAGGGTTTGAGGTGGTTTAATAATGGGTTCATGATGTTTCTGCCGATAAATTCAGGCAATAATCTTAGCATTTTTTAGATGGATTGGGATAAAAAGGCCGTCTGAAAACAGGGTTTAAATGTTTTTCAGACGGCCTTTTGAGTGTTGATGCGTTTATTTGGCAGGGACGACAGGCAGGGAACCGTTCAAGAGATAATGAATGGTTTCTTGAACCGTACGGATGGCATTGCCAAACGGCAACGGGTCTTTACCGCGGAAAAACAGGCCTTTATCGACTTCACCGCGGAATGCCGCGGAAAGTTGGATATCGATACAGAATTGACCGGCTTTGGCCAAACCGTCACGCAAACCGCAGCTGGTCAGGCAGTTCAGGCCTTGTGTGCAACGGCGCGGATCGTTTTTGGCATTGGCTTGCAATTTGGCCTCGCGTTTGATGTAGTTGTCAAGGAATTTGGTGCGCACTCCGCGTGCAGGCAAACCGGCAACAGACATGAATTCAACCACTTTTTCGGTTTCCGCACCGGCCAGCGTTTTCTTGAAGTTGATGTGGGCATCGCCTTCTTCGGTTACGGCAAATGCGGTACCGATTTGAACGGCGGACGCGCCCCAGTTTTTCAAGGCTGTTTTGACTTTTTCAAAGTTTGCCATGCCGCCGGCGAGTACCAACGGGATTTTTTCGCTTTCCAAGCCCAAGTTTTTGAATACTTCAAACGTTTCTTCAATAACGCGTTTGAACTCGAATTTGGCATCGTTCACGCCATCAACGGTTGCTGCGCCCAAGTGGCCGGCTGCGTGGG harbors:
- a CDS encoding NAD(P)H-dependent flavin oxidoreductase, which encodes MQNNFDPLIIRGKSLIPVVQGGMGVGVSASKLSSAVARENGVGTIASVDLRHLHEDLLAESKIDSSEEKYTRLNCIALDREIKKAKADSEGKGMIAVNVMKAVKDHAAYVRQACESGADAIVMGAGLPLDLPEMAEGYHKDVALFPILSESRGINIVLKRWMKKGILPDAIVIEHPAHAAGHLGAATVDGVNDAKFEFKRVIEETFEVFKNLGLESEKIPLVLAGGMANFEKVKTALKNWGASAVQIGTAFAVTEEGDAHINFKKTLAGAETEKVVEFMSVAGLPARGVRTKFLDNYIKREAKLQANAKNDPRRCTQGLNCLTSCGLRDGLAKAGQFCIDIQLSAAFRGEVDKGLFFRGKDPLPFGNAIRTVQETIHYLLNGSLPVVPAK